The Spirosoma foliorum genome has a window encoding:
- a CDS encoding LacI family DNA-binding transcriptional regulator, whose protein sequence is MATHQTTIIDIARALGISKSTVSRALTGHPNVNGKTRQRILDMASQVDYQRNQLAISLLTNRTGTVGIIVPEFISYFFPKVIIGAQEELARLGYNVVICHSNESYETEVSNAKALLASRVDGLIVSHTKETRNFDHFKIFQRKGIPVVFFNRVCEEMNVSNVTVDDYNGAFRAVEHLIQTGRRRIAHLAGPDTLTNSRNRLNGYRDALTKYGIPVDPELIISYDLNLDKANIYVNHLLNLPNPPDALFAINDPTALEALSVAKRRGIRVPDDLALIGFSDDPISAVIEPGLTTISQPVTELGQQAAQVLVRQLLTKEDEFQPERIVLPTNLIIRGSTVK, encoded by the coding sequence ATGGCAACGCATCAGACAACAATCATTGACATTGCCCGTGCTTTAGGAATTTCTAAATCGACGGTGTCGCGAGCATTGACGGGACACCCGAATGTGAACGGGAAAACACGACAGCGTATCCTCGATATGGCGTCTCAGGTGGATTATCAGCGAAACCAGTTGGCCATTTCACTGCTGACCAATCGGACGGGTACGGTGGGGATTATTGTGCCGGAGTTTATCAGTTATTTCTTTCCAAAAGTGATCATTGGCGCTCAGGAAGAACTAGCCCGATTAGGCTACAATGTGGTTATCTGTCACTCGAATGAATCCTACGAAACGGAAGTGTCGAACGCGAAAGCCTTATTAGCCAGCCGTGTGGATGGACTGATTGTGTCGCATACGAAGGAAACCCGCAACTTCGACCACTTCAAGATTTTTCAGCGCAAAGGAATCCCTGTCGTGTTTTTCAACCGGGTTTGCGAAGAAATGAACGTATCGAATGTGACGGTAGATGATTATAACGGTGCTTTCCGGGCGGTTGAGCACCTGATTCAAACGGGTCGACGACGCATTGCGCATCTGGCTGGCCCCGACACGCTTACGAACAGCCGCAATCGGCTCAATGGCTACCGCGACGCTTTAACCAAGTACGGAATCCCCGTTGATCCCGAGCTGATCATTTCCTATGATCTGAATCTGGACAAGGCAAACATCTACGTAAACCATCTGTTAAATCTGCCCAATCCACCCGATGCGTTGTTTGCTATAAACGATCCCACCGCGCTCGAAGCGTTGAGCGTTGCCAAACGCCGGGGTATTCGTGTTCCTGATGATCTGGCGCTTATTGGGTTTAGTGATGATCCGATTTCGGCGGTTATTGAACCCGGTCTGACCACCATTTCCCAACCTGTTACTGAACTTGGCCAGCAAGCCGCTCAGGTTTTAGTTCGGCAGTTGCTGACCAAAGAAGACGAGTTTCAGCCTGAACGAATCGTGTTGCCGACTAATCTGATTATTCGTGGATCAACGGTGAAGTGA
- a CDS encoding SDR family oxidoreductase: MEKFENKVVVITGGNSGIGYATAKEFKSQGATVIITGKREEALEKASKELGVQGILTDQSNLQHIDKLVTDINDSFGKVDVLFINAGVAFFAPIEFTSEEQFDTMVNVNFKGSFFTLQKFLPILNDGASVVFLASGNTALAMESSSVYSASKSAVSHLAKIAAKELSPRKIRVNTVNPGPTETEMQSKFGMDEATLSGMKAQIISQVPLRKMGVPEDVAKMVAYLSDNTVSSFITGGAFFIDGGMAL, encoded by the coding sequence ATGGAAAAATTCGAAAATAAGGTGGTTGTCATCACCGGAGGCAATAGTGGTATTGGTTATGCAACCGCAAAAGAATTTAAATCGCAGGGTGCTACTGTCATTATAACAGGAAAAAGGGAAGAGGCCCTGGAGAAAGCGTCGAAAGAACTTGGCGTACAGGGCATCCTAACGGATCAGTCAAATTTGCAGCATATTGACAAGCTGGTAACGGACATAAACGATTCGTTCGGTAAAGTAGATGTTTTATTTATCAACGCCGGTGTTGCCTTCTTTGCGCCGATTGAATTTACGTCAGAAGAACAATTTGACACGATGGTGAATGTCAATTTCAAAGGCAGCTTTTTTACGCTTCAAAAATTCCTTCCTATTCTGAATGACGGTGCTTCTGTTGTCTTTTTGGCCTCGGGTAATACTGCCTTGGCTATGGAGAGTAGTTCTGTTTATTCGGCCAGTAAGTCTGCGGTAAGCCATTTGGCAAAAATCGCAGCAAAGGAGCTATCGCCAAGAAAGATCAGGGTGAATACGGTTAATCCCGGACCGACTGAAACGGAAATGCAAAGTAAATTCGGCATGGATGAAGCGACATTAAGCGGAATGAAAGCACAGATCATTAGTCAGGTGCCCTTGCGGAAAATGGGTGTACCCGAGGATGTAGCAAAAATGGTCGCCTACCTTTCTGATAATACGGTATCCTCGTTTATTACGGGCGGAGCGTTTTTTATTGATGGCGGTATGGCATTGTAA
- a CDS encoding winged helix-turn-helix transcriptional regulator yields MKDKSDVTCQNVHSAIQDTLYVVNGKWKLLILSILINEGTKRFGELARASGISPRILSKELHELELNQLVSRQVCNTKPVTVEYSSTDYAGTLKEVIDAMIHWGQNHKRKIVGS; encoded by the coding sequence ATGAAAGATAAATCAGACGTAACCTGCCAAAACGTGCATTCAGCTATTCAGGACACGCTATATGTTGTGAATGGGAAGTGGAAATTGTTAATTCTTTCCATCTTGATTAATGAGGGAACCAAGCGATTTGGGGAACTGGCCAGAGCGTCAGGCATTTCGCCCAGGATATTATCCAAAGAATTACACGAACTTGAACTCAATCAATTGGTTAGCAGGCAGGTTTGTAATACAAAACCTGTTACCGTCGAGTATTCGTCAACCGATTATGCAGGAACGCTTAAGGAAGTAATTGATGCTATGATTCATTGGGGCCAAAACCACAAAAGAAAGATTGTTGGCAGTTAA
- a CDS encoding DoxX family protein, giving the protein MTTKTKNSISWVLSGLIGLMLSASAIDKIMGSGHALQMSALFGLSARTYSLLGIIEILSVFLFLYPRTGILGTLLLSSYLGGAIATHLQHQQAIAFPAAIEVFVWITAIIRFPELSRRLTINSAENNLVTK; this is encoded by the coding sequence ATGACAACAAAGACAAAAAATAGCATCAGCTGGGTATTGAGCGGACTAATCGGCTTAATGCTTAGCGCATCGGCCATTGACAAAATTATGGGCAGTGGGCATGCTTTACAGATGAGCGCCTTGTTTGGCCTATCTGCCAGAACATATTCTCTGCTGGGAATCATTGAGATCCTATCGGTTTTCCTGTTTCTGTATCCCAGAACAGGAATTCTGGGAACATTACTGCTGTCATCTTATTTAGGTGGCGCCATTGCCACCCATTTACAACATCAACAGGCTATTGCTTTCCCAGCCGCAATAGAAGTTTTTGTTTGGATAACGGCCATTATTCGTTTTCCAGAATTAAGTAGACGACTGACGATCAACTCCGCCGAAAACAATTTAGTAACCAAATAA
- a CDS encoding Gfo/Idh/MocA family protein: MELFNINRRRFIQGTTASLALTAFGARGLDLMHPPKAYRVALIGTGWYGKSDLLRLIQVAPVEVVALCDVDKNMLAGAAKLVSQRQKSGQTPKLYGDYKKMLAENQLDIVLIGTPDHWHALQMIDCVKAGAHVYVQKPISVDVMEGEAMVAAARKYNKVVQVGTQRKSTPHLIRAKKEIVDAGLLGKISHVEMSCDLHMRANGNPPVQAVPDFLDYNMWTGPAPLRPYDGLPHVRWWRTFKEYGNGITGDMCVHMLDTVRWMLNLGWPKRITSHGGIYVQKEGKSNISDTQSALFEYDELNCVWHHKTWGTANNPDYPWSFTLYGEKGTLWGSTMQCDFIPDGKGEKIHMDVVYEKEKYPEDVTEDTNPKIELNAAPATRLHMLNFLDAIEKSSRPIADIEQGHISTASCILANMSMETGRPMVYDPVKREVVGDKEATKMLAREYRSGYVHPDPKKV, from the coding sequence ATGGAACTATTCAATATTAACCGTCGCCGTTTTATCCAAGGCACCACGGCTTCACTCGCGCTTACGGCCTTCGGGGCCAGAGGTTTGGATCTGATGCACCCACCTAAAGCGTATCGAGTTGCCTTGATTGGGACGGGCTGGTACGGTAAAAGTGATTTACTTCGCCTGATTCAGGTAGCGCCCGTAGAGGTGGTTGCCCTGTGCGATGTTGATAAAAATATGCTGGCAGGTGCGGCCAAACTGGTGAGTCAACGCCAGAAATCGGGTCAGACTCCCAAGCTGTACGGCGACTACAAAAAAATGCTGGCCGAAAACCAACTGGATATTGTCCTGATCGGCACGCCTGACCATTGGCACGCGCTTCAAATGATTGATTGCGTAAAAGCGGGCGCACACGTGTATGTACAGAAGCCAATCAGCGTAGACGTAATGGAAGGCGAAGCGATGGTAGCGGCTGCCCGGAAATACAACAAGGTTGTGCAGGTGGGTACGCAACGCAAAAGCACCCCTCACCTGATCAGGGCGAAGAAAGAGATTGTTGATGCAGGACTGCTGGGTAAAATATCGCACGTAGAAATGTCCTGCGACTTGCACATGCGCGCGAATGGAAATCCGCCCGTGCAGGCCGTCCCCGATTTTCTGGATTACAACATGTGGACTGGCCCTGCTCCACTGCGCCCATACGATGGCTTACCCCACGTGCGTTGGTGGCGGACTTTCAAAGAGTACGGCAATGGAATCACGGGCGATATGTGTGTTCACATGTTGGATACCGTTCGCTGGATGCTGAACCTCGGCTGGCCGAAACGGATTACGTCGCACGGCGGTATTTATGTTCAGAAAGAAGGTAAGTCGAACATCTCCGATACGCAATCTGCTCTGTTTGAATATGATGAGCTGAACTGCGTATGGCATCACAAAACCTGGGGAACCGCCAACAATCCTGATTATCCCTGGTCGTTTACGCTCTACGGTGAAAAAGGAACCTTGTGGGGTAGTACCATGCAGTGTGACTTTATTCCAGATGGAAAGGGCGAGAAAATCCACATGGATGTCGTCTATGAAAAAGAGAAATATCCGGAAGACGTTACGGAAGACACCAATCCAAAAATTGAGCTAAATGCTGCTCCGGCTACGCGCCTGCACATGCTTAATTTCCTGGATGCTATCGAAAAAAGCAGCCGCCCTATTGCTGATATTGAGCAGGGACATATTTCAACGGCTAGTTGTATCCTTGCGAATATGTCGATGGAAACAGGCCGCCCCATGGTCTATGATCCTGTGAAGCGCGAGGTTGTTGGCGACAAAGAAGCGACCAAGATGCTTGCCAGAGAGTATCGTAGTGGCTACGTACACCCAGATCCGAAGAAGGTGTAA
- a CDS encoding alpha/beta hydrolase family protein, with product MTTRIAFLLCSVISLTGVIAQPNPARPDLCQGAYFTEAEGAQALKTFASTYHDKASWETRAALIRKGIREGMKLPEKAKFASLQPIRHSLKKMNGYTIENVAFESLPGFFVTGNLYRPLNSTGKVPGILCPHGHGANQDNRLMEYTQQRCATLARMGAVVFAYDMIGYGDSKQAEHKIPEALKLQTLNGMRALDFLTSLPDVDKDQIAMSGESGGGTQTFLLTALDNRIKVSVPAVMVSAHFFGGCTCESGMPIHKRPTHQTSNVDIAALAAPRPMLMISDGKDWTKNTPNVEFPYVQNIYSYYGAKDKVENVHLPTEGHDYGPNKRIAAYRFLAKYLKLDLNRVLKDGQIDETPNTVLSATDLQVFTPEHPRPARAVMGNDAVMALLN from the coding sequence ATGACAACCCGGATTGCTTTTCTTTTGTGTTCCGTCATTAGCTTAACAGGAGTCATTGCCCAACCTAACCCCGCCCGCCCTGATTTATGTCAGGGAGCCTACTTCACCGAAGCCGAGGGCGCTCAGGCGTTAAAGACATTTGCCAGTACTTATCACGACAAAGCCAGTTGGGAAACTCGGGCAGCGTTGATTCGGAAGGGTATCCGCGAAGGAATGAAATTACCCGAAAAAGCGAAGTTTGCTTCACTCCAACCTATCCGTCATAGCCTCAAAAAAATGAATGGCTATACGATCGAAAATGTCGCCTTTGAGAGTTTACCGGGATTTTTCGTGACCGGGAATCTGTATCGTCCCCTGAATTCAACGGGGAAAGTGCCCGGTATTCTTTGTCCACACGGCCATGGGGCTAATCAGGACAATCGCCTGATGGAGTATACGCAACAACGATGCGCTACACTAGCCCGCATGGGCGCGGTTGTCTTTGCCTACGATATGATTGGCTACGGCGACTCGAAACAAGCTGAACACAAGATTCCAGAAGCTCTGAAACTACAAACGCTAAATGGAATGCGGGCATTGGATTTTCTGACCAGCTTGCCCGATGTTGATAAAGATCAGATTGCGATGTCGGGCGAATCGGGTGGGGGAACGCAAACATTCCTGCTCACAGCGCTTGATAATCGTATAAAAGTCTCGGTTCCTGCCGTGATGGTGTCGGCACATTTCTTCGGCGGCTGTACTTGCGAAAGTGGAATGCCGATTCATAAACGACCTACGCATCAGACCAGTAACGTCGACATTGCTGCGCTGGCTGCTCCCCGTCCTATGTTAATGATATCAGACGGTAAAGACTGGACCAAGAATACGCCGAATGTGGAGTTCCCATACGTCCAGAACATATATAGTTATTATGGCGCGAAAGACAAGGTCGAAAATGTGCATTTGCCAACCGAAGGCCATGACTACGGGCCAAATAAGCGCATTGCGGCCTATCGATTCCTGGCGAAATACCTGAAACTGGATTTGAATCGTGTCCTGAAAGATGGTCAAATCGACGAAACGCCGAATACGGTATTATCGGCCACCGATTTGCAAGTTTTTACTCCTGAACACCCACGTCCGGCACGCGCCGTTATGGGCAACGATGCTGTCATGGCACTCTTAAACTAA
- a CDS encoding SusC/RagA family TonB-linked outer membrane protein: protein MKSILLLRSMIGLVCLLLITLVSQAQSTRTLTGRITDATTNGGLPGVNVLVKGTSQGTTTNADGQYTLNVPANAATLTFSFIGYVSQDVEIANRSTIDVSLKADDRSLNEVVVVGYGTQRKIETTGSIASVKAADLVQTPVANVAQGLQSRVAGVQVSQNTGAPGGNISVRIRGTNSINGSSEPLYVVDGIQISNSGGINDVSPLSTINPNDIESVEILKDASASAIYGSRAANGVVLITTKRGKTGATRVTFDSYYGVQKVNKTLPVLNAAQFAQLENEVFKNNFYPDPASLGEGTNWQSLIFRQAPIQNHQLSINGGNEKTQVALSANYFNQDGIIINSAFKRYSYRLNVDHRVSKLLKVGTSLLGSYAINSGVTTGSETIGDAGVVTASILGAAIGAPPTLVPYRADGTLFPFGEQAGGQYREVTNPLNFASVLNRNAIKRTLVNLYADFSILKGLTYRASFNVDLQSSLRDGYSPRSIVNKADLNDNSGSGFKVNTNGLALLHESILTYSTIFNQHHSFKATAVVASQSEDNNSNQINATGFPNDATQNEALQLALTRTVTSSRSRTRLDSYLARINYGYKDKYFLDLTARVDGSSKFGANHKYGLFPAVSAAWRIIEEPFAKNISWLSDLKLRGSYGITGNAGGLNPYQSLATVSAPNPGSDYNINHTYMIGINPSGIANPDLRWEKSAQADIGLDIGLLNNRISIIVDAYHKSTKDLLYVKGLPLSSGYGTITGNFASLENKGLEFAVNARILEGPLKWSVSGNLTMNRNKVLDLDGGTTQERFITAYSILKVGQPLGVFKTYVYDGINQTGESILPGYDGRLGGLKVKDINGDGTISAADQVITGNPNPKFIYGFSTNLSFKGFDLSMFLSGSQGNDIYNAARLSFEMPLGQRNQLAGLANRWSATNPSNQYVSGFQAGRLPVTSQVVEDGSYLRCKNLTLGYTLPRIKGLQQIRVYVSTNNLFTITKYSGFDPEVNTYAGSNTAIGIDNLVYPQAKSFLGGLQVTF from the coding sequence ATGAAATCTATTCTACTATTACGAAGCATGATCGGGCTGGTTTGTCTACTGCTAATCACGTTGGTGAGTCAGGCACAGTCAACTCGTACCCTGACAGGGCGTATTACCGATGCCACAACCAACGGAGGGCTTCCCGGTGTTAACGTCCTTGTGAAAGGAACCTCGCAAGGAACTACCACCAATGCGGATGGTCAATACACGCTAAACGTGCCAGCCAATGCGGCTACATTAACCTTCTCCTTTATTGGCTATGTATCGCAGGATGTGGAGATTGCCAATCGGAGCACCATCGACGTCAGCTTAAAAGCCGACGACCGGTCACTGAACGAAGTGGTTGTGGTTGGTTACGGAACTCAGCGTAAGATTGAAACCACCGGCTCCATTGCTTCGGTGAAAGCCGCTGACCTGGTACAAACGCCAGTAGCCAACGTGGCACAAGGCTTACAATCGCGGGTTGCCGGGGTTCAGGTAAGCCAGAATACGGGAGCACCGGGTGGTAATATCAGTGTCCGGATTCGGGGCACAAACTCGATCAACGGGAGTTCTGAACCGCTGTATGTTGTGGATGGTATCCAGATTTCCAATAGCGGTGGCATCAATGATGTTAGTCCATTGTCAACTATCAATCCGAACGATATTGAGTCGGTGGAAATCCTGAAAGATGCCTCGGCATCAGCCATCTACGGCTCTCGGGCGGCTAACGGCGTTGTGCTGATTACGACCAAACGGGGTAAAACGGGTGCTACTCGTGTGACATTCGATAGCTATTACGGCGTCCAGAAAGTCAATAAAACCTTACCTGTTTTGAACGCGGCTCAGTTTGCCCAGTTGGAAAACGAGGTGTTCAAAAATAATTTCTATCCCGATCCGGCATCGTTGGGCGAAGGCACGAACTGGCAAAGTCTCATTTTCCGTCAGGCACCCATCCAAAACCACCAGTTGTCGATTAACGGTGGCAACGAAAAAACCCAGGTGGCCCTTTCGGCTAACTATTTCAATCAAGACGGTATTATTATCAACTCGGCCTTCAAACGCTACTCCTACCGACTGAATGTTGACCACCGGGTGAGTAAACTACTGAAAGTAGGAACCAGTCTCTTAGGCAGTTACGCGATTAACTCGGGGGTTACGACAGGTTCTGAAACGATTGGCGATGCAGGCGTTGTAACGGCTTCTATCCTCGGCGCGGCCATTGGCGCACCACCAACACTGGTTCCTTACCGTGCCGACGGAACGCTTTTCCCATTTGGTGAGCAGGCCGGTGGTCAATATCGGGAAGTTACCAATCCGCTGAACTTTGCCAGCGTCCTGAACCGGAACGCTATAAAGCGGACGCTTGTCAATTTATACGCTGACTTTAGTATTCTGAAAGGGTTGACGTACCGGGCATCATTCAACGTGGACCTGCAAAGCAGCCTGCGCGATGGGTATTCGCCCCGGTCAATTGTTAATAAGGCAGATTTGAATGACAATTCAGGTTCTGGGTTTAAAGTGAATACCAACGGGCTGGCGTTGCTCCACGAAAGTATCCTGACGTATAGCACGATCTTCAACCAGCATCATTCGTTTAAAGCGACGGCTGTTGTGGCTTCCCAGTCGGAAGACAATAACTCCAACCAAATCAACGCTACAGGCTTCCCGAACGATGCTACTCAAAACGAAGCTCTGCAACTGGCCCTAACCCGTACGGTTACCAGCAGCCGAAGCCGCACGCGTCTGGATTCGTACCTGGCCCGGATCAATTATGGATATAAAGACAAATACTTCCTGGACTTGACCGCTCGGGTCGATGGGTCGAGCAAATTCGGAGCCAACCACAAGTATGGTCTGTTTCCGGCCGTTTCGGCCGCCTGGCGGATCATCGAGGAACCATTTGCCAAGAACATTTCCTGGCTTTCGGATTTGAAACTGCGGGGTAGTTACGGTATTACCGGAAATGCCGGTGGCCTTAACCCGTATCAATCGCTGGCAACGGTCTCGGCTCCTAACCCTGGCAGTGATTACAACATTAATCACACCTACATGATTGGCATTAACCCATCAGGCATTGCCAACCCCGATTTACGTTGGGAAAAATCGGCTCAGGCGGATATCGGCCTTGACATTGGTTTACTCAATAACCGCATCAGCATCATTGTGGATGCGTACCACAAAAGCACGAAAGACTTACTGTACGTGAAAGGCCTGCCATTGAGTTCGGGCTACGGCACGATTACCGGCAACTTTGCCTCCCTGGAAAACAAGGGGCTGGAGTTCGCCGTAAATGCCCGGATACTGGAAGGCCCACTGAAATGGAGTGTTTCTGGTAACCTGACCATGAACCGGAATAAGGTGCTGGATCTGGATGGCGGCACTACGCAGGAACGGTTCATTACAGCTTATTCAATATTGAAAGTTGGCCAGCCACTCGGCGTTTTCAAGACCTATGTTTACGACGGCATCAACCAGACAGGTGAGTCAATTCTGCCCGGCTACGACGGTCGTTTGGGTGGCTTGAAAGTGAAAGACATCAACGGCGACGGTACTATTTCGGCTGCCGATCAGGTGATTACCGGCAATCCAAATCCGAAATTCATTTATGGATTTTCGACCAACCTGTCCTTCAAAGGCTTTGATCTGAGCATGTTCCTGTCGGGTTCACAGGGTAATGACATTTACAATGCTGCCCGCCTGTCGTTTGAAATGCCATTGGGGCAACGGAATCAGTTGGCAGGACTTGCTAACCGATGGTCAGCCACCAATCCGAGCAATCAATACGTGAGTGGTTTTCAGGCCGGTCGTCTGCCCGTGACGAGTCAGGTAGTTGAAGATGGTTCGTACCTGCGGTGCAAGAACCTGACGCTGGGCTACACACTACCCCGCATCAAAGGACTTCAGCAAATACGAGTGTACGTGAGTACCAACAACCTGTTTACGATCACGAAATACAGCGGTTTCGATCCGGAAGTGAATACCTACGCCGGTTCAAATACCGCCATTGGTATCGACAATCTGGTGTATCCACAAGCTAAATCATTCCTGGGCGGTCTTCAGGTAACATTCTAA